The genomic stretch ATACTCCTGCAATTTCTTCATCATTCCATGTAGGCTAGTCGGAGAAATTCGACCTTCACCCAAACCACTGACAACTGCCTTCAGGAAAGGATTAATCAATGCAGTCCTGAGATGACGCTGCTTGCTGGCATAGGCAACACCACCAAGCAACATGCCTGTCAAAAAGCTAAAGGCAATACTAGCGGCATACTCCAAGACCTCACGCCACTCAAAAGCATTCTGTGGCCATATTGGCGAATGATCGACCAGGCCGGTCATCCAACTCATTCCAATTACAGAAGCTATTGCCAAAAATACGACCCCCATAAACCATTGGAATAAGCTTCTTGGCGCACTCTTAAATAGGAAGTAACCAAAGGGTAATGGCAACACCATAGAAATCAAGCGCAGATACAACGGCTTCGTATCATAAATAATCGTAATTAATCCATGCGCAGCCAATAAAAGCAGAAGAGGAATACCGATATATAAAATCACATCCAAAAACGATAGCAATAAACCTCTCGGCTCAGCTTGTTTTTGAGCCTGCTCATCAAGCAATAATTGAAGCTCAGCAATTCGATGTTCGTATGCTTCTTGATTGGGGATTTCTTCAAGGCGTCTTTCAAGCTCGGCCACTTTTGCCATCATTGGCTTAAATAGATATAAATCGCGAGTGCAAACCTTACAGACTGCAGCCTCCTCAGCAACCTCAGAAAGACAGTAAGGACAATTCATTACTTACTTACCACTAAGGTAAACACTGAATTTGTCTCACGACCGTCGACATCTTTGACGCTTACGCGAATAGTGTGACTACCTGGCGGCACATCCGCTTTTGCGAAGTCAATACCAGATGCGCTAATGGCATTTTTTAATCTTGGTGTTAAATCCACGAAAGGTGACTTCATATAAACCACTTTTATAGAAGCAGGGTCAATCTTTCCCTCGCCACGCGCCTCAAAGTTCACCTTAAAATCAATTGGCGAGTTCACTGGAGTATCCGCTTCCGGAGAAACCAACTTCACAGAGGGGCCACGAGAAATACCTCTTGTAGCTAAAGTGCCGGACGCCGCAGGTAAGGCGGCCTCCTTGGCGCTGATGAGCGGAGCCGCACTTGCCAATCCGGCAAAAAATATAAAAGCCGAAGTGCATAAGATTTGAATAAGTTTCATCATGATTCCAAAAAAAGAAAAATCTGTAGTAGTGAGATCTTAAATCAATCGCCCACAACTACAAATGGTGCCCAAAAAAGAGGGTGCGCATAGGAGTACTTCATAGTACCGCCCTCCTTCATACCCCCTTGATCCACTTGATTGAGCATTGACTGTCGTAAAGCCTCCGACTTGGTAATACCCTGGGTTTGTTGCTGACGCTTAAAAAGATCCGTCATTAGCTGCCGAGATGCAACAGAATCTACTGGCCAATTAGACACGAGTAGAGCTTTTGCACCCGCAAAGAAAAAGGCTCTACCCAAGCCTGAAACTGCCTCAGATCCTGACCCCTCTCCTGCAGCTGTATTACAGGCAGAGAGAACCACCCAGTCGGCATCCAACTTTAAGGCAATTACCTTATCCATTGTCAGCAAGCCATCATCTTTATCTCCCGTAACATCCGGGGATGACAAAGCAAGCGCAGGTTGCGTCAAGCCATTGAGCTCGCCTGGGACCAAACCGTGGGTCGAAAACATGACAACCTTACGATCCGATAAATCCATTGACGTGACCTGTTTTACGCTAGCCTGTTTATGCAAGAAAATATCACCAGGTTCAGCGCCCACTACCTTGCCTATCTCCTCGATCTCTAAACTGGTATCTGGCAAACGCGGTAACAACGCTAACTCAGCTGAGCTAACTCCAGCCGTTTTAGGTGCGCTTCGAAGCTTCAGTGGAATACCCCGAGTAGCCAGTTGAGTTGACTTCATTTGCTTTTGGGCACTCTTCTCTTGTTCGCTACTAAAGTAAGGGTCTCCAAAACCAACAAAGCTCTTACGATTCGGATTTCCATCAGGCAGACTACGAAGCGCAGTCAATGCAGTTACAGAAGGAATTTGAGCGATCGCAATCTCTTTTGTAAGCCAAGGTATTGACTTGTAACCAGAAAAAGCAATTGCACCCCCCTTTGAAGGCTGAACAGATGCTTGAGTAACTAACAATGAGAGTGGTAGCTGTCCAAGCTCTGCATGAGGAACTACCAACATTACCTTTTTACCCTTAAAGCTAGCTTCCACCGGCGCTAATAGCTCTTGATATAGCTTGTGTGCGAGCATGACATCAAATGGCGGGATTTCATCAATAGTTGACACTCCGGGATCAAGTGCCTTACGTAATTGTGCGACCTGCTTTGCCATTTGCTGACGGCCAATAGCCAACTGAGAAAATTGAGGTGGGCCTTGCTTACTGATGGCCCAAACATATCCCACATTCTCAGCAAAATACCAAGAAACCAGAACTTCATCCGGCCTCAGCAAACGTTGCGTCCGCTCAACTGAAGCTGGCTTAGGCTCAACAAGCTCAGCATATTCCGGAAATTTTTTTTCAATCTCCTTCTTCAAAGCCTCACGCTGAGATTTGAATGAGATGATATCGGCGCGAACCCTTTCCTGAACAGAGGGTAGCTGTTGATCTGGCGATGCAGAGCGTAAGCCTGTGAGCAATTCAGATAAGGTATTAATTCTTCTTTGCAAATCCTGCTCTTGTCTCGCAAGGTTTGCCAATTGTGGATCTTTAATGCTTGCTCGAGCCGCACTTGCTGTTAGGGCTCTTTGAACGCCGCTTCCTCTTGCAATGTCGGCAATCTGAAAAGCTTGTGCTGCAGCTGAAACTGCCTGAGCTGGATCTGTCTTCGCAGTATGTGCCAAGGCTGCTAGATAATTCTCCAAAAGGAAAGTCATGCGCTGTTGTTGCTTTACGCTAGTTGTATCATTTTCTGCATCATTACGTGCTTGATCTATCAAAATAGGTATAGAGGCTTTATAAGCAATGTCAGCCTCTGACCACTTACCCTCAGACTGAAGGCTTACGGCCTCAAATGCGCGCACCATTGCAATGCGTGGCGAGTTTTTATCGGAGGAAGATTCAAGTCGCTTAAGCATTCCATCAACCATCTCAAAGGCTTGTTGAGACTTACCAGTTTTGAGCATTGCCAAAACCCAATCCAGGTCACCAAATTGATAGCTTTTTGCCATTTCAGGATCAGTCTTAATTGCGGAGGCCATCTCTTCAAACACTTGATTAGCCTCAGCATATTTACCATCCGCTACAAGTGCCGTACCAAGCGATCTTTGTGCTGAGGCGAGGGTAGTATTTGCGCCCGTTGCACCCGCGGCCTTGACGGTACTCAATGCAGCTCTCGACAAAAGCACTGCCTCAGCATACCTTCCCTGCTCATTCACTATGACAGCAAGACTTCTGAGACCCCGTGCAACCTCAATTGAGTTAGAGCCAAAACTTGAGAGAGAAAGCGTGATTGATTTTCGAGCGTAGAACTCAGCATCAATTAATTTTCGCTGCCTGAGTAAAACGTTAGCTAAGTTTAATTCTCGATTGGAAATTTGGGTGACATAAACTCGGGGGTTATTGGAAGCATCCGTAGCTGTCCTAACGTCACTCCCAACAACATCAACTTTTGATGAACTATTTTTAACTTTTTCGTACTGTATCTCCAGTAAATGCAGTGTTTTTCTAAGAGAGCGTTCGCTCTCTAGCCATTGACCCTGACCGGAAAAATAAATTCCGCGAGCACTTTCATATGCACCCTCCCAGTTAGATCCGAACTCCATATAAGCCCGTGATCTCTTCAGGGTGCTTAATGTTCCATCCATCGCATCTAATGTTTTTTTTGCTGCTTCAAAGTTACCTGAATTGACATAGTAGGTGAGCAACAGTCTGCCCATGGTCATTTGAAAACCGGTCAAATTGGGTAAAGCTGATGCTTGATAGGCTTGAGCCTTTTGAATAATAGCAATTGCTTTTGACTGCTTACCAACTGAATTTTCGAGTACGCTCAGAGTAATTAAGTCATTCAAATGCAAGCGAGGAGTAGTTGAAGGGTATTGATTTACTGCAATTTCTAAATTTTTCAATGCCTCACCAGTGTTTCCGAGGTCTTCGTATGCGGCCGAACGTCTAGTGTAAAAATGGTTTAGAACTTCATTATCCTGCGATGTCGGCAACTGCTCTGCAACCACTTTTTTAGCACGCTCTACGATGGCGAGATCAGGTTTAGTTTGCTCAACTAATCTTAGAATATCTTTTATATCCCTCGGAGGCGCTTTAATTGTCTGCACATCAACATCCACCTCATCCTTGCCTGGCACTGCAAATGCAATGGTTGAGACCAATTGAATACCGCAAAACAGAATGAGTGCCAAGAATAAAGGGGGCTTACGCATCGAAAAATGTCCTAATATTTATAAGGAATATGGTAGCTTAGATGGCAAGGCCATGCGCAAAGCCCAACTTAGTGGTTTGCCTAGGACAACCAGGAAATACACTATTAACGGTGTTTTATTTGCTTTCTAGAGGGCTAGCCAAGAAATCAGCATTGGCTTCTAACCATTCTATATAGCGGCCAACGCCCTGCTCTACATTCAGGAAGGGCTCTGAGTATCCAGCAGCTCTTAGCTTAGTCAAATCAGCTTGTGTGAAACACTGGTATTTACCTTTAAGCGCGTCCGGAAATGGGATGTATTCAATCGCCTTTTCCTTAACCAACTCTTCCAGGCTTGCAGGATTCGCTTTATCAATTTTGCGCATCGCGTTTGCTACCGCATGAGCAACGTCATTGAATGGCTGCGCGCGACCACTACCGAGATTGAAGATGCCGCTGATTTCTGGATGATCCAAGAAAAAGAGGTTCACCTTCACTACATCTTCTACCGAGACAAAGTCACGACTTTGTTCGCCAGCGCCATAACCACCATATTCACCAAACAGCTTTACTTTGCCATTGGCCTTGTATTGATGATATTGATGAAAGGCTACGGAGGCCATGCGACCTTTGTGGGATTCACGTGGGCCATAGACATTGAAGTACCTAAATCCAACCACTTGAGCGGCATTGGATTTTTCAGCAAAACGCTTACGCATTACTTGGTCAAATAAAAACTTAGAATAGCCATAAATATTCAATGGTTTCTCATGCTCACGGCTTTCAACAAAAACATCCGATCCACCATAAGTAGCTGCAGAAGAAGCGTAGAGTAGTTGCACTTTTTGTTCTGTACAGATATCGAGCAAGTCCATGGTGTAGCGGAAATTATTCGCCATCATAAAGATGCCATCAGTTTCCATCGTATCGGAGCAAGCCCCTTCATGAAACACCGCCCTGACCTTACCAAAACGACCGCTTCTAAATGCTTCTAGAAACTCATCCTTATCAAGATAATCAATGATGTCTAGATCGGCCAAATTACGATACTTATCCGCAGGACGTAAATCATCTACGGCAATAATATTTTTCTCGCCTCGCGCATTGAGCGCTTGAACAATATTGGCACCGATAAATCCAGCAGCGCCAGTTACGATAATCGTCATTGCAATTCCTCAGAAGTAACGGTGGCTGTTCCCAACTTGCCAACCACAATACCACCAGCTCGATTAGCTAAAGCCATAGCTCTTTCCAGGGGCCAGCCAGCTGCTAGCGCCACTGCCAGCGTACCAATGACAGTGTCACCTGCACCAGACACATCAAATACTTCGCGTGCCTGTGCTTTTACGTGACTCACACCAGCCTCAGTAAATAAACTCATACCCTCTTCAGAGCGAGTCAAGAGAAGCGCTTCCAGATTTAATGATTTTCTAAGATCTTGAGCTCTCTTTGTGAGATCTTCTTCGCTGGTCCACTGACCAACTACCTGACGTAATTCACTGCGGTTAGGTGTGAGCACGGTAGCACCGCGATATTTAGCGTAGTCATCACCCTTAGGGTCGACTAGGATCATTTTCTTTTGCGCTTTTGCCTGCTCAATCATCATGGCAACTTGTCCCAATGCGCCTTTGCCGTAATCAGACAAAATCACCACATCGGCATCGCCCACCAGCTTCTCATAACGCTCAAGTTTGTGCGCAAGCGCAGCCTCACTAGGCGCCTCTTCAAAGTCTAAACGTATCAATTGCTGCTGTCTTGCGATGACTCGTAACTTCACAGTAGTCGGAACTTTGCTGTCGATTTCCAGCTGACTATCGACACTGCTTGATTTCAACAGGTCTGTGACGCGGCGTCCGGGCTCATCGTCTCCAATTACACCTAAGATCGTTGTCTTTGCACCAAGGGCTGCAACGTTACGAGCCACGTTAGCAGCGCCGCCCAAACGCTCATCAATCTTACCCACTTGAACTACTGGTACAGGAGCCTCAGGAGAAATCCGATTTGTATC from Polynucleobacter sp. AP-Jannik-300A-C4 encodes the following:
- the rfaE1 gene encoding D-glycero-beta-D-manno-heptose-7-phosphate kinase, with the protein product MEKANREQFSKARLLVVGDVMLDRYWFGDTNRISPEAPVPVVQVGKIDERLGGAANVARNVAALGAKTTILGVIGDDEPGRRVTDLLKSSSVDSQLEIDSKVPTTVKLRVIARQQQLIRLDFEEAPSEAALAHKLERYEKLVGDADVVILSDYGKGALGQVAMMIEQAKAQKKMILVDPKGDDYAKYRGATVLTPNRSELRQVVGQWTSEEDLTKRAQDLRKSLNLEALLLTRSEEGMSLFTEAGVSHVKAQAREVFDVSGAGDTVIGTLAVALAAGWPLERAMALANRAGGIVVGKLGTATVTSEELQ
- a CDS encoding CHAT domain-containing tetratricopeptide repeat protein, with protein sequence MRKPPLFLALILFCGIQLVSTIAFAVPGKDEVDVDVQTIKAPPRDIKDILRLVEQTKPDLAIVERAKKVVAEQLPTSQDNEVLNHFYTRRSAAYEDLGNTGEALKNLEIAVNQYPSTTPRLHLNDLITLSVLENSVGKQSKAIAIIQKAQAYQASALPNLTGFQMTMGRLLLTYYVNSGNFEAAKKTLDAMDGTLSTLKRSRAYMEFGSNWEGAYESARGIYFSGQGQWLESERSLRKTLHLLEIQYEKVKNSSSKVDVVGSDVRTATDASNNPRVYVTQISNRELNLANVLLRQRKLIDAEFYARKSITLSLSSFGSNSIEVARGLRSLAVIVNEQGRYAEAVLLSRAALSTVKAAGATGANTTLASAQRSLGTALVADGKYAEANQVFEEMASAIKTDPEMAKSYQFGDLDWVLAMLKTGKSQQAFEMVDGMLKRLESSSDKNSPRIAMVRAFEAVSLQSEGKWSEADIAYKASIPILIDQARNDAENDTTSVKQQQRMTFLLENYLAALAHTAKTDPAQAVSAAAQAFQIADIARGSGVQRALTASAARASIKDPQLANLARQEQDLQRRINTLSELLTGLRSASPDQQLPSVQERVRADIISFKSQREALKKEIEKKFPEYAELVEPKPASVERTQRLLRPDEVLVSWYFAENVGYVWAISKQGPPQFSQLAIGRQQMAKQVAQLRKALDPGVSTIDEIPPFDVMLAHKLYQELLAPVEASFKGKKVMLVVPHAELGQLPLSLLVTQASVQPSKGGAIAFSGYKSIPWLTKEIAIAQIPSVTALTALRSLPDGNPNRKSFVGFGDPYFSSEQEKSAQKQMKSTQLATRGIPLKLRSAPKTAGVSSAELALLPRLPDTSLEIEEIGKVVGAEPGDIFLHKQASVKQVTSMDLSDRKVVMFSTHGLVPGELNGLTQPALALSSPDVTGDKDDGLLTMDKVIALKLDADWVVLSACNTAAGEGSGSEAVSGLGRAFFFAGAKALLVSNWPVDSVASRQLMTDLFKRQQQTQGITKSEALRQSMLNQVDQGGMKEGGTMKYSYAHPLFWAPFVVVGD
- the rfaD gene encoding ADP-glyceromanno-heptose 6-epimerase, with translation MTIIVTGAAGFIGANIVQALNARGEKNIIAVDDLRPADKYRNLADLDIIDYLDKDEFLEAFRSGRFGKVRAVFHEGACSDTMETDGIFMMANNFRYTMDLLDICTEQKVQLLYASSAATYGGSDVFVESREHEKPLNIYGYSKFLFDQVMRKRFAEKSNAAQVVGFRYFNVYGPRESHKGRMASVAFHQYHQYKANGKVKLFGEYGGYGAGEQSRDFVSVEDVVKVNLFFLDHPEISGIFNLGSGRAQPFNDVAHAVANAMRKIDKANPASLEELVKEKAIEYIPFPDALKGKYQCFTQADLTKLRAAGYSEPFLNVEQGVGRYIEWLEANADFLASPLESK